Genomic DNA from Methanosarcina sp. MTP4:
TGCATTCGATCGCATGCCCGTCAATGGTGATATCTTCCTGCTCAAGTTCGAGTTTTTCTCCGCAGGCTACCCTGAGCTGTTCCTTCACGATATCTATCCCTGTTACCATCTCCGTGATCCCGTGCTCGACCTGCAGGCGGGTGTTGACTTCAAGGAAATAGTAGCTGCCCTTCGAATAGAGGAACTCCACAGTCCCTGCGTTTACATACCCTATCGCCTTTGCGACCTTTACTGCCGAGTCTCCCATCTCTTTCCGGAGTTCGGGAGTCATGATCGGGGAAGGCGCTTCTTCGATGAGCTTCTGGTGCCTTCTCTGGATGGAACATTCCCTATCCGAGAGGTAGACAGTGTTTCCGTAAGAATCAGCCAGGATCTGGATCTCAATGTGCCGCGGCTCTTCCACATACTTTTCAATAAACACGGAAGAGTCTCCAAAAGCCGAACCCGCCATCTGACGGGTAGAGTTGAGGGCGACGGCAAACTCGCTTCTGGAGTGCACGACCTTCATCCCAATCCCGCCGCCTCCGGCAGAAGCCTTCAACAGGACCGGATACCCGATATCTTCCGCCACTTTCAGGGCTTCGTCAACGTCTTCGACGGCATCCTTCGTGCCGGGAACCACGGGGACCCCGGCTTTTATCATCAGGTTCCTGGCCCGGATCTTGCTACCCATTTCGGCAATTACATGGCTCGGAGGCCCTATGAAGATGATCCCTTCGTCCTCACAGCGCTTTGCAAAAGCAGGGTTTTCAGAGAGGAAACCGTAGCCGGGATGGATGGCATCGGTCCCGGTCTTTTTTGCGACCTCTATGATGGCGTCCATGTTCAGGTAACTCTGGCTGGTGGGTGCCGGGCCTATCAGGTAGGCCTCGTCGGCATACTTAGCAAAGAGGGCGTTTTTATCCGCCTCCGAACATACTGCAACCGTGGAGATGCCCATTTCCCGGCAAGCCCGCATAACCCTGATTGCGATTTCTCCGCGGTTTGCAACCAATACTTTTTTAAACATGATACCCTCCGCTCACTCATTTCACTCGATTGCCAGAATCAGGTCCCCTGGAGCCAGGGTGTCACCTTCGGCAACGAAAATTTCCTTCACGGTACCCGAATGCGGGGCATGGACCGCATTTTCCATCTTCATGGCTTCAATGACCGCGACGGTGTCTCCTTCCTCAACCGTGTCCTCGACCTTGACCTTAAGGGAGAGCACCATTCCCTGCATGGAACTGGTAACAGCGCCTTTGACGGACTCGGAAGTCGGCTTCGAGGGTGCGGATTCGGATACGGAAATCCCACCAGTGGGCTCAACTTTGACATCGAAGACCTCGTCGTCCACCGTGACTTTGAATTCGGTGGGGATCGTGTATTCCTGCGGGGAAGCGGGTTTCGGGGCCACAACCGCAAGGGCTTCTTCTTCCATCTCCCCCTGCAGGAACTTAGGAGCAATAGCCGGATAGAGGATGTAGGTCAGGATGTCCTCCTCGGACCTGGCAATGCCCAATTCCTCGGCTTCCTTCTTCCGCTTCTCATACTCGGGCTTCAGGAGGTCAGCAGGACGGCAGTGGATGGGCTCTTCGTCCCCGATAATCTTCCCGACCATTTCCGGGCTGATGGGGGCAGGAGAACGCCCGTAAAGTCCGCGCACGTAGTCCTTGACCTCTTTTGGGATGACCTTATAACGCTCGCCCATGAGCACGTTCAGTACGGCCTGGGTGCCCACGATCTGGCTGGTAGGAGTCACCAGGGGCGGATAGCCAAGCTCTGCCCTGACCCGGGGCATTTCATCAAGCACCGCATCGTACTTGTCAAGGGCATTTTGCTCCTTTAGCTGGGAGACCAGGTTCGAGAGCATCCCGCCCGGGATCTGGTAGATAAGGACATTGGTGTCGACCTGCTCGGAAATCGGGTCCAGAATCCCTCTGTACTTTTCCTTGAGTTCCTTGAAATACCGGACAACTTCCTCAAAAGCCCCCAGGTCAAGCCCCGTGTCGTAGGGAGTGTTCTTGAGGGCTGCCACGACAGTTTCCGTAGGGGGCTGGGAAGTACCCCAGGCAAGGGGAGAAATTGCGGTGTCAAGGATGTCCACTCCTGCCTCACAGGCTGCCATATAGCTCATTGGAGCCATTCCCGAGGTACAGTGACAGTGCAGGGATATGGGGATGGAGACCTCCTTTTTCATGGCACCGATAATACTTGCAGCTTCACTGGGGGCAAGCAGCCCGGCCATGTCCTTGATGCAGAGAGAATCGCACTCGAGTTCTTCGAGCTGTTTTGCGAGTTCAACATATTTCTCCACAGTATGCACCGGACTTATGGTGTAGCAAACCGTACCCTGAACGTGGGCTCCAAGACCCTTTGCGACCTTGATCGAGAGTTCCATATTCCGGATGTCATTGACCGCGTCGAAGACCCGGAAAATGTCAATGCCGTTTTCATAAGCTTTTGTAACGAATTTTTCAACGACGTCATCCGAGTAGTGCCGGTACCCGACAAGGTTCTGCCCCCTAAGAAGCATCTGGCCATAGGTATTGTCCATTTTCTTCTTGATATCCCGAAGGCGGTGCCATGGATCTTCATTCAAGTATCGGATACAGCTGTCAAAGGTGGCACCTCCCCACATCTCAAGGGAGAAATATCCTACCTGGTCCAGATGTTCGACCACTTCGAGCATGTCCCGTGTCCGCATCCTGGTGGCCAGGAGGGACTGGTGTGCATCCCGGAGGACGGTTTCAGTAATTTTTACACTCATGGATGAACCTCTTTAAGATTGAACCGAAACAACACCATATGTCATTTCAGTGGGGGTTTTCCGGAGCAAACAGGAATCTCCGGAATTGATAGTAATTTGCAATTTATTCACCTTTATTTGAAGTTAAAGTTTTAATTGCAATATTATCATAATTTTAATGTCGTAATTCGATTATTTAGTAATTCGATTATTTAGTAATTCGATTATTTAGTAATTCGATTATTTAGTAATTCGATTATGTTTAATTTGATAGTGAGTCAAACGGACCCTTGTTGTAGTGGGTCCCTGTTGCAGTGGATTCCAGATTAACAATGTTATAATTGAGTTCAATTGCAACTAGTTTAAATTAATCGCAGTTCTTAAGGCCGATTCAGGAATAATTGCGGCATAATCGCTCATTTGTAAGGGTAATTAAGAAAATCGGCATTTATGGGCATCACCCACAAAACTCGATAAATATTTGCGTTGTTCAGAAATAATGTATATTAGTATTGTTAACAAGTAATATACCTTTCGCTGGCGTTGACATTAAAAAATAAACGAAAGTATCAGGAGGTTGCTGCCGATTATGAAAAAAACCTGCTGATTTGTTAACAAATAAGCCTGTTAACGCAACAGCCTGAAAGCCCGGAAGATTTGAAGAGAAATAAGGAAGAGTTACAAAAAATAAAGGGGATTTATAAGGGGGTACACCCCGCCCTGTTTGATGATTTACATTTTCCGGAACTTAATGGTTAACATGATCCGGAGCTTAATGACCCATAGCACCGGGCCGGGAAATTAGTTCACTTACATAGGACTTTCTTACCCACAAAATACCACTGATCAAACACGCCATCTGCGTCCGTGTTGTCCACTATTTCCCCTTCGACTCCCGCCCTGCGAAGGGCTTCTGCCAGGATCTCTATTTCAGGCCTGCTTTTTACGGTGAAAAGCAAAAGACCACCTTCTGTTACGACTTTTGCAGCTTCATTGACAATACCTATCCAGAGATCCTTGTTAAATTCATAGACCAAGCCCAGCATGAAACCCACAACGACATCGAAACTCCCGGGTTCGAAGTACCTGGAAAGCTGCATTGCGTCCATTACAAGGGCTTTTTTAGGGTTAAGGACCCCATGCTCAAGCCCCTGGCAGACCGTACACTTGTTAAGCTCCATTGCAATGGGGTCCAGGCCTAGCCTGTAGAGGGCAAGTGTAGACATACCGTTCCCGCAGCAGACCTCGAGCACTCTGCCTTCAAGTGAGAAACCTTTATTCCCCAGGTCATGAAAAATCTCCGAGACCCTGTTGACCCGCTGTTCGGAAAAAATGCTTCCGTAAGACTCGGGCCTTGTGCTGCATTCCGAGCAGAGGTTTCGGTTCACAAGCATAAGGGAGTAATATTCATTTACTGCATCCCTCCAGAGTTCGGAAGAAACTTCAACTTCCCTTTCCGGAGGATTGAGAGAAAGAATGGAACTGGCAAAGGCTTCAAACTTCACTTTTTGGGATGCTCCCGCAAGGGCTCCCGTAAATACCGACCAGAAATCCACAGGAACATCCTCTTCCCCGGGGTTGAAGAGTAAGAGCCCCAGCGTCTGCTCCCCGTTCCGAACCCTGAGAAGCCGGACCTTCTGGTTTTCCAGGAAAGCCTGGACCCCTTCCAGGTAATGGAGAGTGGACCCGATATTCCGCTGGGAGGTATAGCTTTCTTCAACAAAATAAATTTCTTCACCGATGTCAAGGAGTTCCTGTAAAAGCATGTTTGTTTAGATTCGGATAATGTAATATCAAGATTTCGAAAAGAGGAACGCAGATATATTTCAAGGGTCTTTCAAAGAATTCAAGAATTTTTCCAGAATATTCAAGGATTTATTTAAAAAATATTCAGAGATGTTTTTCAGAGATGTTTTTCAGAGATGTTTTTCATGGAGATAGCGAAACTGGCGTCTGCTTGCGAAAAATCAAGAAAAGAACTTACCCAGATCCGAAAAAATGCATATAAGAAGTTCTAAGAAAAGAAAAGCCCTTCAGGAAATTGGGGGAGGGAATCAAAGAAATAGAAGAGCCTTAGTAAGTGAATAAAGGAGTAAAAAGGCATAAAAAGGAGAAAAAGCTCTGAAAAATACTCCGATATAAGCAAAAGTATATAAGGATTTAATTACAAAATCAGAGATTGAAAAGGATTCATATTACTAATTGAAGATAATCGGAGGATAATATGGCTAAAGTTATACCATTTGCACCAATAGAACGTTTAGTAAGAACTGCAGGAGCTCAGAGAGTCAGTGAAAGCGCAGGGATGGCCCTTACGGAGATTCTGGAAGAATACGGGCTTGAGATATCCAGAGAAGCTATAAAACTTGCAGAACATGCAGGCAGAAAAACCGTAAAAGCCGAAGATATAAAATTAGCAAAAGAAATGCTGTAAAAACAGCATTTCCATAATTTTCCTTTCTACCGATTTCTGCTTATGCGGATGCGGATTCCACTTCGACGACGGTAAGGGATTCCACAGGACAGATTTTTGAACAGGCCCCGCAGCGGACGCAGAACTCATCATCAATAACAGCCTTTCCGTCAATAATCCTGAGCGCGAGATCGGCGGTGTCGGGATCAAAATCATCTTTTTTAATCAGCTTTGCGTTCACGGGGCAGACGGAATAACAAATCCCGCACCCAATGCACT
This window encodes:
- a CDS encoding acetyl-CoA carboxylase biotin carboxylase subunit gives rise to the protein MFKKVLVANRGEIAIRVMRACREMGISTVAVCSEADKNALFAKYADEAYLIGPAPTSQSYLNMDAIIEVAKKTGTDAIHPGYGFLSENPAFAKRCEDEGIIFIGPPSHVIAEMGSKIRARNLMIKAGVPVVPGTKDAVEDVDEALKVAEDIGYPVLLKASAGGGGIGMKVVHSRSEFAVALNSTRQMAGSAFGDSSVFIEKYVEEPRHIEIQILADSYGNTVYLSDRECSIQRRHQKLIEEAPSPIMTPELRKEMGDSAVKVAKAIGYVNAGTVEFLYSKGSYYFLEVNTRLQVEHGITEMVTGIDIVKEQLRVACGEKLELEQEDITIDGHAIECRINAEDPLNDFAPSPGKIRRYRSAGGPGVRVDSGVHMGYTISPFYDSMISKLCVWGRTRDEAIARMQRALYEYVVVGVTTNIPFHKAVMRNPAFRKGDLTTGFIEEQNILEAVEEVVMSESEKGITLASALEAKDKKVAAIAAAVESYVSMAKKTQR
- the oadA gene encoding sodium-extruding oxaloacetate decarboxylase subunit alpha → MSVKITETVLRDAHQSLLATRMRTRDMLEVVEHLDQVGYFSLEMWGGATFDSCIRYLNEDPWHRLRDIKKKMDNTYGQMLLRGQNLVGYRHYSDDVVEKFVTKAYENGIDIFRVFDAVNDIRNMELSIKVAKGLGAHVQGTVCYTISPVHTVEKYVELAKQLEELECDSLCIKDMAGLLAPSEAASIIGAMKKEVSIPISLHCHCTSGMAPMSYMAACEAGVDILDTAISPLAWGTSQPPTETVVAALKNTPYDTGLDLGAFEEVVRYFKELKEKYRGILDPISEQVDTNVLIYQIPGGMLSNLVSQLKEQNALDKYDAVLDEMPRVRAELGYPPLVTPTSQIVGTQAVLNVLMGERYKVIPKEVKDYVRGLYGRSPAPISPEMVGKIIGDEEPIHCRPADLLKPEYEKRKKEAEELGIARSEEDILTYILYPAIAPKFLQGEMEEEALAVVAPKPASPQEYTIPTEFKVTVDDEVFDVKVEPTGGISVSESAPSKPTSESVKGAVTSSMQGMVLSLKVKVEDTVEEGDTVAVIEAMKMENAVHAPHSGTVKEIFVAEGDTLAPGDLILAIE
- a CDS encoding class I SAM-dependent methyltransferase gives rise to the protein MLLQELLDIGEEIYFVEESYTSQRNIGSTLHYLEGVQAFLENQKVRLLRVRNGEQTLGLLLFNPGEEDVPVDFWSVFTGALAGASQKVKFEAFASSILSLNPPEREVEVSSELWRDAVNEYYSLMLVNRNLCSECSTRPESYGSIFSEQRVNRVSEIFHDLGNKGFSLEGRVLEVCCGNGMSTLALYRLGLDPIAMELNKCTVCQGLEHGVLNPKKALVMDAMQLSRYFEPGSFDVVVGFMLGLVYEFNKDLWIGIVNEAAKVVTEGGLLLFTVKSRPEIEILAEALRRAGVEGEIVDNTDADGVFDQWYFVGKKVLCK
- a CDS encoding histone family protein, which encodes MAKVIPFAPIERLVRTAGAQRVSESAGMALTEILEEYGLEISREAIKLAEHAGRKTVKAEDIKLAKEML
- a CDS encoding 4Fe-4S binding protein, with protein sequence MAKADKKNKKIVQSEKCIGCGICYSVCPVNAKLIKKDDFDPDTADLALRIIDGKAVIDDEFCVRCGACSKICPVESLTVVEVESASA